The Flavobacterium praedii genome window below encodes:
- a CDS encoding carboxypeptidase-like regulatory domain-containing protein, translating to MRTNLFIAFNILLFFQLGMAQNTKGKIIDSKTGESIPYANIKVNDSENLVSNAEGFFALSENNSTDETLLTVSYLGFVNRQLTVGELKKLDFIIKLLPGIYELKDVVVSNKKPNAYEIMANVKANLSQNYTTGEKGSKEMFFYRSSNYFNPSIIDVEINKSTGFSKQALSKVNNDLQTFSNQLISHPPLSFTDILCNYYSVKTKKADKFVFTSKLNVLKATVLKKEGESTSLEDLEKKAKNLMLQHLDTTKYYRIKSGLIGSRDTISFRKEFNKNRSKDKEPKNQLTATKSNLNNFMYKNDLLSNKRFDFIQRPELYFYTFEGTIYTNQNEFAYVLTFKPRKSKAMYVGKLYISVNDYAVLKTEYILDDGEKVHNFNMKLLLGIKVSENVSKGTIIYKKRAEDDSYYMQYAAIESGNYFYLNRPLKLIELTNSEKDILAFDFKMEANILNKTEFLNMSRSETSAAAIEKIKEEDFKFITIKSYDPKIWKDYNSIEPLQEMKQFKVID from the coding sequence ATGAGAACAAATTTATTTATAGCTTTTAATATTTTACTTTTCTTTCAGCTTGGAATGGCTCAAAACACAAAAGGAAAAATCATCGATTCCAAAACGGGAGAAAGTATTCCGTATGCTAATATTAAGGTAAACGATTCCGAAAACCTAGTCTCTAATGCTGAAGGTTTTTTTGCACTCTCTGAAAATAACAGTACAGATGAAACCCTACTTACGGTTTCCTATTTGGGTTTTGTCAATAGACAACTGACCGTTGGGGAATTGAAAAAACTCGATTTTATAATTAAACTGTTACCCGGAATATACGAACTGAAAGATGTTGTCGTGTCGAATAAAAAACCGAATGCCTACGAAATCATGGCAAATGTTAAAGCCAACTTAAGTCAAAATTATACTACCGGAGAAAAAGGGTCAAAAGAAATGTTCTTTTACAGATCCTCTAATTATTTTAATCCTTCAATAATCGATGTAGAGATTAATAAATCAACGGGTTTTAGCAAGCAAGCATTGTCAAAAGTCAACAATGACCTGCAGACTTTTTCTAATCAATTAATTTCGCATCCACCATTGTCATTTACCGATATTCTATGTAATTATTATTCGGTTAAAACAAAAAAAGCAGATAAGTTTGTGTTTACCTCAAAATTAAATGTTTTAAAAGCCACTGTCTTAAAAAAGGAAGGAGAGTCTACATCTCTAGAAGATTTAGAAAAAAAAGCCAAAAACTTGATGCTTCAGCATCTCGATACCACCAAGTATTACAGGATAAAGAGCGGTCTTATAGGATCAAGGGATACGATATCATTTCGAAAAGAGTTCAATAAAAATCGAAGTAAAGACAAAGAACCAAAAAATCAATTAACTGCTACAAAAAGTAATCTTAACAATTTTATGTATAAAAATGATTTGTTAAGTAACAAGAGATTCGATTTTATACAAAGGCCAGAATTGTATTTCTATACTTTTGAAGGTACAATCTACACGAATCAAAATGAATTTGCTTACGTTCTAACTTTTAAACCTCGAAAAAGCAAAGCCATGTATGTAGGCAAATTATATATTTCTGTAAACGATTATGCCGTCTTGAAAACCGAATATATTCTAGACGATGGTGAAAAGGTGCATAATTTTAATATGAAGCTTCTTTTAGGAATTAAAGTGTCCGAAAATGTTAGTAAAGGGACAATAATTTACAAAAAAAGAGCCGAAGACGATAGTTATTACATGCAGTATGCTGCAATAGAAAGCGGAAATTACTTTTATCTAAATCGACCTTTAAAACTTATAGAATTGACCAATAGCGAAAAAGATATATTGGCATTTGATTTTAAAATGGAAGCCAATATTCTCAACAAAACCGAATTTCTAAATATGTCTCGTTCTGAAACATCAGCTGCAGCAATTGAAAAAATAAAGGAAGAGGATTTTAAATTTATAACCATTAAATCTTATGATCCCAAGATATGGAAAGATTACAATTCTATCGAACCATTGCAAGAGATGAAACAATTTAAAGTAATTGATTGA